The sequence CCACTGTTCTCGCGTGGGAGGTGCTCATGGATCGTGACATCTGCTCCGCATGCGGCAAGCCTCTGATGGGAACACCCCCCGAGGCAGGTGGGCCCCGATACTGCGCTGATTGTCAGGCGCGGGTGGATCGCGACCGCGGAGGGCTGTGGTGGGCCAGCCTGGTCGGCGTAGTGGCCACCGCGGTCTTCGTGGCGGTGGTGGCCCTCCTGGCCCGCTCGGCACAGCCAAGCCTGCAGGGATCGGCGCTGCTCGTCGTCAGCGTGCTGCTCGCGCTGGTTCCGGCGCTGATCTGGATGGCCGTCTTCTACCTGCAGGACGTCCGCGAGCCCGAGCCCAAACGTATGGTGCTAGGCGTGTTCGTCCTGGCAGCGCTACTGGCACGGGCTGTGGGCATTCCTCTGGTTGAGGGCGTGTTCCAGGTCCGCAGTTGGCTGACAGCCGGAGTCCTCTACCACATCCTCGGTGCCATCCTGATCATCGGCTTCACCGAGCAGTTCCTCATCTATGCCGCGGTCCGCTATAGCGTCTACCCCACGTCGGAGTTCGATGAGCGGGTGGATGGCATCATCTACGGGACCGCTGCCGGCCTGGGCTATGCCAGCCTGGTGAACGTCCAGTTCGTGGTCCAGAGCGGCGGACTGGACCTGACGTCCGGAGCCATTCGCGTGGCCGTGACGGCCCTTGCCCTGGCCAGCTTCGGCGGCCTCAGCGGCTACTTCCTCGGGCGCTGCAAGTTCGACGATGAGCCGATCTGGTGGATGCCGGCCGGCCTTGCCCTGGCAGCCACCCTCAACGGCCTCTTCGTCTACTTCCTCGGCGAGGTTAGCACCACGGGCATCACCCTGCAGGGAGGCACCCACAATCCCTGGCCCGGGCTCATCCTGGGCACGGTGGTGGCGGCTCTCACCTTCGCCGTCCTCTTCTACCTCATCCGGCGCCTCGCTCGCCGGGCCCCGCAAGCCGTAGGGGCATAGGAGGCACACATATGGACACCGAAGCGACTGCCCTCGCCGTCAGGCGCGATCGTTGGGCCTCCTGGGCCGTGGTTGGCCTTGTCATCGTGGCTCTGCTGCTGGGCTGGGCTGTGAAGGCCGTGGCCGAGGGCCGCACGTGGGTACACGAGGTTGACGGGCTGCGCATACCCTATCCGGCCGGCTGGATAAGAGCGACTGCCGATCCGCCGGTGCTCCTGCAAGTGGAGAAGCTTGACAGCCCCGCTCGCACTACCCTGACTCTGCAGCGCCGCCCTGTCACTGCCGACGCGGCCAGCCCCCTGAACGCCGTTCACCAGGCCCTGACGCTGGAGCGAGGCCGAACCTGGACCGCGTACCGCGTCCTCGAGGTCGAGCCTTCCGCTGCAGTCGCCGGGCGGGAGGCGCTGCGCGTGACCTTCGCTTACGTGGAGACCAACGCCAACCCGTTCCTGAAGGCGGCTCCGGTGGTAATGCTGGGGGAGGAGTACCTCTTCGTTGTCGGCCAGAACGTCCAGGTGGTGACACTGACCGCGGCCGAGGCCAACTTCGACCGGGCCCTCAAGGATCTCCACGCGTTCCTGCGCTCGTCGCCGAAGTGAGCATTTGCTGACAGCGCTCTGCCCGTGGGAGCACCGGTGCAGCCAAGCGCTTCCCGACACGAAGGGAGGAAGCCATGAGCATGAGAGCGAAGCATCTTCCGCTGGTAGCACTGGCCCTGATGGTGCTATTGGCTTGGTTCGGCTCCGATATGGCCGCGGCGCAGGGTCCCCGCCAACACGATGCCAACTTGCCGACTGTAGTTCAGCTTACCGCGGTAGACGAGGGCCGCGGCGGCCGGCTCACCGCCAAGTGGACGGGAACCGGTACCCTGATCTCCGCGGACGGCCTGATACTCACCAACTGCCAGG comes from Anaerolineae bacterium and encodes:
- a CDS encoding PrsW family intramembrane metalloprotease; amino-acid sequence: MDRDICSACGKPLMGTPPEAGGPRYCADCQARVDRDRGGLWWASLVGVVATAVFVAVVALLARSAQPSLQGSALLVVSVLLALVPALIWMAVFYLQDVREPEPKRMVLGVFVLAALLARAVGIPLVEGVFQVRSWLTAGVLYHILGAILIIGFTEQFLIYAAVRYSVYPTSEFDERVDGIIYGTAAGLGYASLVNVQFVVQSGGLDLTSGAIRVAVTALALASFGGLSGYFLGRCKFDDEPIWWMPAGLALAATLNGLFVYFLGEVSTTGITLQGGTHNPWPGLILGTVVAALTFAVLFYLIRRLARRAPQAVGA